The uncultured Bacteroides sp. genome includes the window AGTTCGCAACTGAAGAAAGGGAATGTCTTTGTTTGCGAGGCAGGCGATTTGATTCCTGCTGATGGTGAGATTATTGAAGGGTTGGCCTCTATTGACGAAAGTGCCATTACCGGTGAGAGTGCTCCGGTAATCCGTGAAGCAGGAGGCGATAAAAGTTCGGTTACCGGCGGAACAAAAGTGCTCTCGGATATGATAAAAGTAATGGTTACCAGTCAACCGGGAGAGAGCTTTTTGGATAAGATGATCGCTTTGGTGGAAGGTGCTTCTCGTAAGAAAACGCCGAACGAAATAGCTTTAACGATTCTGTTGGCCGGTTTCACATTGGTATTTGTCATTGTGTGCATTACTTTGAAGCCTTTGGCCGATTATAGTCATACAACGCTTACCATTGCTTCTCTGATTTCATTGTTTGTCTGCCTCATCCCAACCACCATTGGGGGACTACTTTCTGCTATTGGCATTGCCGGTATGGACAGGGCTTTGCGTGCCAATGTGATTACTAAATCGGGTAAGGCGGTAGAAACGGCGGGAGATGTGGACACGTTGCTACTCGACAAAACAGGAACCATTACCATTGGCAATCGTAAGGCGACTAAATTTTATCCTGCGGTAGGAGTTGATGAACGCTCTTTTGTGGAGGTTTGCATGCTTTCTTCTCTCTCCGATGAAACACCTGAAGGCAAATCTATTGTGGAATTGGGACGTGAATTTGGTTTTCGTGTGAGAAACCTCAATACAGTTGGTTCGCGAATGGTGAAATTTACTGCTGAAACAAAGTCTTCAGGAGTAAATTTGGCTGACGGTACTAAGATACGAAAAGGGGCTTTTGATGCTATTCGCAAGATGACAGAGGCTGTGGGCAATGGTTTCCCTAAAGAGACGGAAAGTATTATCGCTGCCATATCGAGTAACGGAGGTACACCGTTGGTGGTATGTGTGAATCAGAAAGTGATAGGGGTGATTGAATTGCAGGATATCATCAAACCCGGTATTCACGAACGTTTTGAACGCTTGCGTAAGATGGGAGTAAAGACAGTGATGGTGACAGGGGACAATCCGCTGACTGCTAAATACATTGCCGAAAAGGCGGGGGTAGACGACTTCATCGCTGAAGCAAAGCCGGAAGATAAAATGGAGTACATCAAGAAAGAACAGCAATCGGGCAAATTGGTGGCCATGATGGGAGACGGCACCAATGATGCTCCGGCATTGGCGCAAGCCAATGTAGGGGTTGCCATGAATAGTGGAACTCAGGCGGCAAAAGAAGCCGGTAATATGGTTGACCTTGATAATGATCCTACGAAATTGATTGAGATAGTCGAGATCGGTAAGCAGCTATTGATGACGCGTGGAACGCTGACTACTTTTTCTATAGCCAATGATGTAGCCAAATATTTTGCTATTGTGCCGGCATTGTTTATGGTGGCTATTCCTCAGCTGAATGCTTTAAATGTAATGAATCTGCATAGTCCTCAAAGTGCTATCCTTTCGGCTGTTATATTCAATGCCCTTATTATTCCGGCACTTATTCCGCTGGCTTTGAGAGGCGTACAGTATAAGCCTATAGGTGCTTCTGCCTTGCTTCGCCGTAACCTGCTGATATATGGCATGGGTGGAGTAATGGTTCCTTTTGCAGGAATTAAGTTGATTGATTTACTCATTGGTTTATTATTTTAATTCAGGAACAAAGATGAAGACACTCTTGAAATCCGTGAAAATAACGCTTGCACTTTGTGTGCTTTTAGCGTTGTGTTATCTATTTATTTTATGGATATTTGCACAACTGGCAGGCCCTGATAATGGTAATGTTAAAGTTGTTTGTCTAGATGGGAAAGTGGTAGGTGCATCCAATGTGGGACAGAACTTTACTAAAGATATCTACTTTTGGGGGCGTCCGTCTTCTGCCGGGAAAGGTTATGATGCAACCGCTTCGGGGGGGAGTAATAAAGGCGTTGCCGACAAAGAATATCTGGCTACGATAGAAGCCCGAATCGATACTTTTTTGGTACATCATCCATACTTATCTCGCAGTGAGGTTCCGGCTGAGATGGTGACGGGTAGCGGATCGGGGCTGGACCCGGATATAACTCCGACTTGTGCTTACGTGCAGGTGAAGCGTGTGGCTAATGCCCGTGGTCTGAGAGAAATGGCGGTGAAAGGTATTGTAAATCGTATGATTGAGAGACCTTTATTGGGGCTCTTCGGGCCTCCGAAAATTAATGTATTGAAGCTCAATATTGCTTTGGAAGAAGCGCAACATCCGGAAAAATGAATAGAGAAGAGAGCGTGCAGCATTTCCTTGATCTGATAAAGAAATCACGTCGTGGAAAATTTAAAATCTATGTGGGCATGATAGCAGGTGTTGGTAAAAGCTATCGCATGCTTCAGGAGGCGCACGATTTGTTGGATAATGGCGTTGATGTACAAATAGGATATATAGAGACTCACGGGCGTACAGCAACAGAGGCTTTGATAGCCGGATTGCCTCTGATTCCTCGCAGAAAAATTTTCTATAAAGGAAAGGAACTTGAGGAGATGGATGTTGAAGCTATCGTCAGGATGCATCCTGAAATTGTAATTGTCGACGAATTGGCACATACCAATGTAGAAGGTAGTTTGAATGAAAAGCGGTGGCAGGATGTAATGGTTTTACTCGACGAGGGCATTAATGTGATTTCAGCAGTGAACATTCAGCATATCGAAAGCTTGAATGAAGAAGTGCAGGGCATTTCGGGCATTGAAGTGAAAGAACGTATTCCGGATAGCGTATTGCAGGAGGCCGACGAGGTGGTGAATATTGATCTTACGGCAGAGGAACTCATTACTCGCTTGAAAGCCGGTAAAATTTATCGGCCGGAGAAAATACAGTTGGCTCTTAATAACTTTTTTAAAACGGAAAATATCTTGCAGCTCCGCGAGCTGGCTTTGAAAGAAGTGGCATTGCGTGTAGAGAAAAAGGTGGAAAACGAAGTCGTTGTTTCCGGAATGGGTATTAGGCATGAACGTTTCATGGCTTGCATCAGCTCACACGAAAAAACGCCGCGCAGAATTATACGTAAAGCCGCCCGATTGGCGACTCGTTATAATACTTCTTTTATAGCTCTTTATGTGCAAACTCCTCGTGAGAGCATGGAACGTATTGACTTGGCCAGTCAGCGGCATCTGCTGAACCATTTTAAGTTGGTGACCGAATTGGGTGGAGAAGTTGTTCAGATACAATCAAAAGATGTGCTCGGGAGTATTTTGAGTGTGTGCAAGGAGAGGCAGATAACAACGGTCTGCATGGGAGCTCCGTCTCTTAGAATGCCAAGTGCTCTCTTGTCTGTACTATGTTATAAAAAATTTATGAACAGACTGACGCAAATGAATACGGATTTGATTATACTTGCATAATATTTAAGCATATAGATCTTATGAATATTAAAACAAAACTGATTTTCGGTATCGGAATGCTTGCTGGGATGATTGTCTTTTTAGTCACTCTATCAGTGATAAATCTGCAAACGTTGACGGCTGTTGACCCCAATAGTGCTGAAGCTTTGCCTGCCTTGCATCGTGCTTTGTTATGGATTTCTGTCACCGGAGGCATTTGCATCTTTACCGGGATTTCATTATTGTTATGGTTGCCCCGTTCCATCAGTAAGCCTATTAAAGAATTGATAGGGGGAATTGTTGAGATAGCCAATCATAATTATGAGAAGAGGTTGAATCTAAAGAGTAATGAAGAGTTTAGAGCAGTTGCAAAGAGCTTTAACCGCATGGCCGAGAGGTTGGCTGAATATCGTGAAAGTACATTGGTCGATATTCTTTCAGCCAAAAAGTTTTTGGAGGCTACGGTAAATAGTATTAATGAACCCATTATCGGATTGAATACGGAGAGAGAGATCCTTTTTATAAATAATGAAGCGCTGAATGTGCTAAACCTGAAAAGAGAAAACGTGATTCGTCACTCGGCAGAAGAGCTTTCGCTGAAAAATGATTTGCTTCGTCGTTTGATTCGTGAGCTGGTGAATCCTGGTGAAAAGAAAGAACCGCTGAAAATTTATGCAGATAACAAAGAAAGTTACTTTCAGGCATTTTATATTCCAATTACGAATCAGGAACCCGATGAGGTTGATCCTCATAACTTGGGAGATGTTATTCTGCTGAAAAATATTACGGAATTCAAAGAATTGGACTCAGCAAAAACTACTTTTATCTCTACCATTTCTCATGAGTTGAAGACTCCTATATCGGCTATAATGATGAGTTTGCAATTGCTCGAAGATAAGCGAATAGGCGGGCTTAACGAGGAACAGGTACAACTCTCAAAAAGTATTAGGGAGAATAGTGAACGCTTATTGGGCATAACAGGAGAACTGCTGAACATGACACAAGTTGAGGCTGGTAAGCTACAGCTTATACCTAAAATAACCAAGCCGATTGAACTGATTGAATATGCTATAAAGGCCAATCAGGTGCAGGCTGACAAGTTTAATATTCAGATAGAGGTAGAATATCCTGAAACGAAAATTAGCAAATTGTTTGTTGATAGTGAAAAAATAGCTTGGGTACTCACCAATTTGTTAAGCAATGCCATTCGATATTCTAAAGAGAATGGAAGGGTTATTATAGGAGCTAAGCAGAATGGAGAGTTCATTGAACTCTACGTGAAGGATTTTGGTAAAGGAATAGATCCACGCTATCATCAAAGTATTTTTGATCGTTATTTCAGAGTACCCGGTACTAAAGTACAGGGTAGTGGGTTGGGGTTGTCTATTTCGAAAGATTTTGTAGAAGCGCATAATGGGACTTTGACTGTTGAGAGTGAACCGGGAAATGGGAGTCAGTTTATTATTCGTTTGAAAGCGTAAAATAAGAGCTGGGCGCTTTTTTAATATTGTCTTTAGCAGTCAGCCCGAAGTTAAGTCTTGCTAATATGCCAATGGCATAAACGGTAAAATGAGATGATCGGATCAGTAAAAAGCTCATTGGACTTGTAGCTATTGCAAGTGCAAAAATCTGAATTATTGGTTTATTATTGTTTTTTACGCTAACTTTGGAACCAAAATAGATATACTATGAGAAAGACAATTCTTATTTTGTTAACACTGATTTGTCTGTCGTTTCAGAATGTTTACGGGCGAAAGAATTCTTATTATTATTTTACACATATCAATGGCGAGAATGGCTTGTCACAGAGCAACGTAAAGGCTATTCTTCAGGATAGCTATGGCTTTATGTGGTTTGGTACTAAAAACGGATTGAACCGTTATGATGGCACTTCTATTCTTCACTTGGATTGCGATGATCCGGCAACAGGCAAGGGTAATCATAATATCAGCGCTTTATATGAAGATAAAGATCGTAATCTGTGGATAGGCACAGATCGTGGAGTCTTTATATACAACCCTGCTAATGATGTATTTTCTATGATTACCACGAAGTCGAAAGAAGGAATTTCACTTGATAATTGGGTCGCGGAAATTTTGGCTGATTCTGCAGGTAATATCTGGGTGCTAATACCTGATCAGGGTGTTTTTCGATTTGCGGGCAAACAAATGAGTTATTATCCCATTACCGACAAAAATAGATTCAAGTCAGAGAGTCCGGATTGTATTTGCGTGAGCAAGAGTGGCGATGTGTGGATAGGCACGTCGGGAGTAGGCCTGTTTCGGTATAACCGAAAAAAAGACACTTTTGAACAATACTGTAATTACAAGGATGGGCGTACGCTTGCGGGGAAGATCATTACCAGTATTTGTGCACAGGGAAACAACATTATTCTGGCTATGCAGGAGGGTGAACTGCTAAAATATAACCCGATAGAGAATAGGTTGACGGATATACCGTTTACGAATCAGAAAAATATTTTTTTGCGTGATGTAATGTGCTTTGGTGATGAGCTTTGGCTGGGGACACATAATGGTTTGTTTGTTATAAATGAAAAACAAAATAGCGTGGTACATCTGGAGGAAGATCTGATGCGACCATTTAGCTTGTCGGATAGGATTATTTATACTATCTATAAGGATCACGAAGGAGGCGTATGGCTTGGAACAATGTTTGGTGGAGTTAACTATTTGCCTAACCGGCAAATGCTGTTTGAAAAATATGTTCCGGGTAGCGATGGGCAGTCGCTTAGCACTAAGCGTGTACGTGGATTAGTGGAAGATAAAGAGGGGCAAATCTGGATTGGTACCGAAGATGACGGGGTGAATGTATTGAACCCTAAAGACGGGAAGGTGCACCAAGTGCGTTATAATAAATCAGATAGTAACGATCATCTTATAACTTTGTGTATGCAACGTTTTGGCGATCAGGTTTATTGTGGTTTATTTAAGCATGGACTGGATGTTATTCAACAACCCGGAGGAGCCATTAAACATTATAGCAGTGAAGAATTAAATATCGGAGAAGGCAGTGTTTATACTATCTTTGTTGATCGAAAAAAACAGCTGTGGATAGGTACGGGCTGGGGGTTATATGTAGCACCTCCGGGCAGTTTGAACTTTAAAAAGGTAAATGAAACCGGCTATGACTGGATCTTTGATATTATGGAGGATAAACAGGGGCGATTATGGTTTGCATCGATGGGCAATGGTGTATGGAAACGTGATCCTGCTACTCATGCCTTTCATAATTATTATTATGAAAAATCAAACCCGAATAGTCTGAGTTCCAATTCGGTGAGTTCAATAATGCAGGATAGCAAAGGGCGTATCTGGTTCTCCACAGATCGTGGAGGAATTTGCCGGTACAATGAGATACAGGACAACTTTACTACCTATTCGATTAAAAACGGTTTCCCTGATGATGTAGCATATAAA containing:
- the kdpB gene encoding potassium-transporting ATPase subunit KdpB — encoded protein: MKDNKSASLFPKKQVIESFKQSFVKLDPRAMIKNPIMFTVEVATLVMLPVMLYSISNSSQGSFGYNFVVFLVLFITLLFANFAEAIAEARGKAQADSLRKTREETPARLVNGDDMQIVSSSQLKKGNVFVCEAGDLIPADGEIIEGLASIDESAITGESAPVIREAGGDKSSVTGGTKVLSDMIKVMVTSQPGESFLDKMIALVEGASRKKTPNEIALTILLAGFTLVFVIVCITLKPLADYSHTTLTIASLISLFVCLIPTTIGGLLSAIGIAGMDRALRANVITKSGKAVETAGDVDTLLLDKTGTITIGNRKATKFYPAVGVDERSFVEVCMLSSLSDETPEGKSIVELGREFGFRVRNLNTVGSRMVKFTAETKSSGVNLADGTKIRKGAFDAIRKMTEAVGNGFPKETESIIAAISSNGGTPLVVCVNQKVIGVIELQDIIKPGIHERFERLRKMGVKTVMVTGDNPLTAKYIAEKAGVDDFIAEAKPEDKMEYIKKEQQSGKLVAMMGDGTNDAPALAQANVGVAMNSGTQAAKEAGNMVDLDNDPTKLIEIVEIGKQLLMTRGTLTTFSIANDVAKYFAIVPALFMVAIPQLNALNVMNLHSPQSAILSAVIFNALIIPALIPLALRGVQYKPIGASALLRRNLLIYGMGGVMVPFAGIKLIDLLIGLLF
- a CDS encoding K(+)-transporting ATPase subunit C — its product is MKTLLKSVKITLALCVLLALCYLFILWIFAQLAGPDNGNVKVVCLDGKVVGASNVGQNFTKDIYFWGRPSSAGKGYDATASGGSNKGVADKEYLATIEARIDTFLVHHPYLSRSEVPAEMVTGSGSGLDPDITPTCAYVQVKRVANARGLREMAVKGIVNRMIERPLLGLFGPPKINVLKLNIALEEAQHPEK
- a CDS encoding sensor protein KdpD yields the protein MNREESVQHFLDLIKKSRRGKFKIYVGMIAGVGKSYRMLQEAHDLLDNGVDVQIGYIETHGRTATEALIAGLPLIPRRKIFYKGKELEEMDVEAIVRMHPEIVIVDELAHTNVEGSLNEKRWQDVMVLLDEGINVISAVNIQHIESLNEEVQGISGIEVKERIPDSVLQEADEVVNIDLTAEELITRLKAGKIYRPEKIQLALNNFFKTENILQLRELALKEVALRVEKKVENEVVVSGMGIRHERFMACISSHEKTPRRIIRKAARLATRYNTSFIALYVQTPRESMERIDLASQRHLLNHFKLVTELGGEVVQIQSKDVLGSILSVCKERQITTVCMGAPSLRMPSALLSVLCYKKFMNRLTQMNTDLIILA
- a CDS encoding ATP-binding protein; translated protein: MNIKTKLIFGIGMLAGMIVFLVTLSVINLQTLTAVDPNSAEALPALHRALLWISVTGGICIFTGISLLLWLPRSISKPIKELIGGIVEIANHNYEKRLNLKSNEEFRAVAKSFNRMAERLAEYRESTLVDILSAKKFLEATVNSINEPIIGLNTEREILFINNEALNVLNLKRENVIRHSAEELSLKNDLLRRLIRELVNPGEKKEPLKIYADNKESYFQAFYIPITNQEPDEVDPHNLGDVILLKNITEFKELDSAKTTFISTISHELKTPISAIMMSLQLLEDKRIGGLNEEQVQLSKSIRENSERLLGITGELLNMTQVEAGKLQLIPKITKPIELIEYAIKANQVQADKFNIQIEVEYPETKISKLFVDSEKIAWVLTNLLSNAIRYSKENGRVIIGAKQNGEFIELYVKDFGKGIDPRYHQSIFDRYFRVPGTKVQGSGLGLSISKDFVEAHNGTLTVESEPGNGSQFIIRLKA